In Cicer arietinum cultivar CDC Frontier isolate Library 1 chromosome 1, Cicar.CDCFrontier_v2.0, whole genome shotgun sequence, one DNA window encodes the following:
- the LOC140918810 gene encoding uncharacterized protein: MASVSGVGGSAGGSGGSDGSGGTGTAAIRGISKTSRGKKKVAKRVVNDPSLMPMPTIGTSGGAIPLYPEVPVEPYILDEIMDPGCVDCYNRIVIIPEGDGYVNYD, from the coding sequence atggcttcagtgtcgggagtaggaggatctgcaggaggatcaggaggttcggatggatcgggaggaacaggaacggcggcaatacgaggaatatccaaaacatcacgtggtaagaaaaaagttgctaaacgtgttgttaatgacccatctctcatgccgatgccgaccattggtactagtggtggagctattcctctatatccggaggtcccagtagagccttatatcttagacgaaataatggatcccggatgtgttgattgctacaaccgcattgtcatcattccagaaggagatggatatgtaaactatgattga